A single genomic interval of Selenobaculum gibii harbors:
- a CDS encoding O-acetylhomoserine aminocarboxypropyltransferase/cysteine synthase family protein — MANKNYKFETLQLHVGQEEADPVTDSRAVPIYQTTSYVFKNSAHAAARFGLADAGNIYGRLTNSTQDVFEKRVAALEGGVAALGVASGAAALTYTFLNLAQAGDNIVSAQTIYGGTYNLLAHTLPQYGITTTFVDADGESSFRQAINENTKAIFVETIGNPNATLIDLEKVAAIAHAHKVPLVVDNTFATPYLVRPFEHGADIVVHSATKFIGGHGTAIGGVIVDSGNFDWEASGKFASLVAPNPSYHGVSFTKVVGKAAFVTKIRAILLRDTGATIAPFHAFLFLQGLETLSLRVERHVENALKVVDYLAHHPQVEKVNHPSLNSHPHHALYQKYFPNGGVSIFTFDIKGGVKEAQKFIDRLEIFSLLANVADVKSLVIHPASTTHSQLSEAELLEQGIHPNTIRLSIGTEHIDDIIADLNQAFGKDAEC; from the coding sequence ATGGCAAATAAAAATTATAAATTTGAAACTTTACAATTACATGTGGGGCAGGAAGAAGCTGATCCGGTGACGGATTCGCGGGCGGTTCCGATTTATCAGACAACATCCTATGTATTTAAAAATTCAGCGCATGCGGCAGCTCGCTTTGGTCTTGCCGATGCTGGCAATATTTATGGGAGGCTCACCAATTCTACACAAGATGTTTTTGAAAAGAGGGTCGCTGCGCTTGAAGGTGGCGTTGCTGCACTTGGTGTAGCTTCTGGAGCCGCTGCGCTTACTTATACTTTTTTAAACTTAGCACAAGCTGGCGATAATATTGTATCGGCGCAGACAATTTATGGTGGAACCTATAATTTACTTGCGCATACGTTACCGCAATATGGGATAACGACAACGTTTGTTGATGCGGATGGCGAAAGTTCTTTTCGTCAAGCGATAAACGAAAATACAAAAGCTATTTTTGTCGAAACAATTGGCAATCCGAATGCAACGCTGATTGATCTTGAAAAGGTTGCTGCGATTGCCCATGCGCATAAGGTTCCATTAGTTGTAGACAACACGTTTGCGACGCCTTATTTAGTCCGTCCGTTTGAGCATGGCGCTGATATCGTTGTACATTCAGCGACGAAATTTATTGGGGGACATGGTACGGCAATTGGTGGTGTAATTGTCGATAGTGGCAATTTTGATTGGGAAGCAAGCGGAAAATTTGCTTCACTTGTTGCGCCTAATCCGAGTTATCATGGTGTAAGCTTTACAAAAGTGGTAGGAAAAGCGGCGTTTGTGACGAAGATTCGGGCGATATTGCTTCGTGATACAGGAGCGACGATTGCGCCATTCCATGCATTTTTATTTTTACAAGGGCTTGAGACGTTGTCGCTTCGCGTGGAGCGCCATGTAGAAAATGCATTAAAAGTAGTCGACTACTTAGCGCATCATCCACAAGTAGAAAAGGTAAATCATCCATCGCTTAATAGTCATCCCCATCATGCGCTTTATCAAAAATATTTTCCTAACGGTGGCGTTTCTATCTTTACCTTTGATATTAAAGGCGGCGTAAAGGAAGCACAGAAATTTATTGATCGTTTAGAGATCTTTTCACTATTAGCGAATGTTGCTGATGTAAAATCTCTTGTTATTCATCCTGCCTCTACCACGCATTCGCAGCTTTCTGAGGCTGAATTGTTAGAGCAGGGAATACACCCAAATACAATTCGTTTGTCAATTGGTACAGAGCATATTGATGACATT